The following proteins come from a genomic window of Actinopolyspora saharensis:
- a CDS encoding AMP-binding protein, which translates to MVEATAFGAAGVGGEENHDDTATEQFRRARDFLLRNRTDHEAAHAGFRWPGFERFNWALDWFDTIGRRTDRPALWITRPDGGEEKVSYAELTKRSNRVANWLRELGAVRGDRLILMLDNRAELWETLLAAMKLGVVTIPATPLLGPAELRDRVERGRANHVVTGAEHVAKFAEVEGDYTRIAVGEETSGWVNYADSAGADERFAPEGITRADDPLLLYFTSGTTALPKLVEHTHVSYPVGHLSTMYWLGLQPGDVHLNISSPGWAKHAWSCVFAPFNAEATVFVHGYERFAPERLLDEMSRCGVTSFCAPPTVWRMLVQSDLGRLSRPPRSVVSAGEPLNPEVIEQVARKWSVTIRDGFGQTESSVQVANTPGMPVKEGSMGRPLPGFDVALVDPETGERTTEGEICLALAPPPVGLMSGYSDAEQTAEVMRDGYYHTGDVGSVDEDGYITYVGRTDDVFKSSDYRISPFELESVLLQHPAVAEAAVVPAPDPIRLAVPKAYVVLAAGCVGDRDTALSVLRYAREQLAAYKRIRRLQFDELPKTISGKIRRVELRSRELDRLEEGERTPGVEFGEEDFPELKR; encoded by the coding sequence ATGGTCGAGGCCACCGCTTTCGGGGCCGCAGGCGTCGGGGGAGAGGAGAACCACGACGACACGGCCACCGAGCAGTTCCGCCGGGCGCGGGACTTCCTGCTGCGGAACAGGACGGATCACGAGGCGGCGCACGCCGGTTTCCGCTGGCCCGGGTTCGAGCGGTTCAACTGGGCCCTGGACTGGTTCGACACCATAGGGCGGCGTACCGATCGTCCGGCGCTGTGGATCACACGCCCGGACGGCGGGGAGGAGAAGGTGTCCTACGCCGAGCTGACGAAGCGTTCCAACCGGGTGGCGAACTGGTTGCGCGAGCTGGGAGCCGTGCGCGGGGACCGGTTGATACTCATGCTCGACAACAGGGCGGAGCTCTGGGAGACCCTGCTGGCCGCCATGAAGCTCGGCGTGGTGACCATCCCCGCCACACCGCTGCTTGGGCCTGCCGAGCTGCGGGACCGGGTGGAGCGTGGTCGGGCGAACCACGTGGTGACCGGTGCCGAGCACGTCGCCAAGTTCGCCGAGGTCGAGGGCGACTACACGCGGATAGCCGTCGGCGAGGAGACGAGCGGGTGGGTGAACTACGCCGACAGCGCGGGGGCCGACGAGCGGTTCGCCCCGGAAGGGATCACCCGCGCGGACGACCCGCTGCTGCTGTACTTCACCTCGGGGACCACCGCGTTGCCCAAGCTGGTCGAGCACACCCACGTGTCCTACCCGGTCGGGCATCTCAGCACGATGTACTGGCTGGGGCTGCAGCCGGGGGACGTGCATCTCAACATCTCCTCCCCGGGGTGGGCGAAGCACGCCTGGAGTTGCGTGTTCGCCCCGTTCAACGCCGAGGCGACCGTGTTCGTGCACGGTTACGAGCGCTTCGCCCCCGAGCGGTTGCTCGACGAGATGTCCCGCTGCGGAGTGACGAGCTTCTGCGCCCCGCCGACCGTCTGGAGGATGCTGGTCCAGTCCGACCTCGGACGGCTGAGCCGGCCTCCGCGAAGCGTCGTCAGCGCGGGCGAACCCCTCAACCCCGAGGTGATCGAGCAGGTCGCCCGGAAGTGGTCGGTGACGATCCGGGACGGCTTCGGGCAGACCGAGAGCAGCGTGCAGGTCGCGAACACTCCCGGAATGCCGGTGAAGGAGGGGTCCATGGGCAGGCCCCTTCCCGGTTTCGACGTGGCCCTGGTGGATCCGGAGACCGGGGAGCGCACCACGGAGGGGGAGATCTGCCTGGCGCTGGCCCCGCCTCCCGTGGGGTTGATGAGCGGCTACTCCGACGCGGAGCAAACGGCCGAGGTGATGCGCGACGGCTACTACCACACGGGTGACGTGGGGAGCGTGGACGAGGACGGCTACATCACCTACGTCGGACGCACCGACGACGTGTTCAAGTCTTCGGACTACCGGATCTCGCCCTTCGAGCTGGAAAGCGTGCTCCTGCAGCACCCGGCCGTGGCCGAGGCCGCCGTGGTGCCCGCTCCCGACCCGATACGCCTGGCCGTTCCGAAGGCCTACGTCGTGCTGGCGGCGGGCTGCGTGGGCGACAGGGACACGGCCCTGAGCGTGTTGCGCTACGCACGTGAGCAGCTGGCCGCCTACAAGCGGATCCGCAGGCTGCAGTTCGACGAGCTGCCGAAGACGATCTCGGGCAAGATTCGGCGCGTGGAGCTGCGCTCGCGGGAGCTGGACCGTCTCGAGGAGGGGGAACGCACTCCGGGGGTCGAGTTCGGAGAAGAGGACTTCCCCGAGTTGAAGAGGTGA
- a CDS encoding alpha/beta fold hydrolase — protein MSDHVTIPTAAGKFDALEAGPPSEHGVLLLHGFPESGLQWQRQLGALAQAGYHAIAPDQRGYSPGVRPETVTEYRMEKLIGDVLAVADRVGWDRFDLVGHDWGSAVAWSVAGAVPERVSTLSALSIPHPEAFGQALAHDPDQQRRSAYMRLFRSEDAERTLLDEDAARIRELFEDRVPAEHVTAYLERMRAPGALTAALNWYRAVRHSGAVGRITVPTLYVWSTEDSAVGARAAEATADYVAGEYRFEVLDGVSHWMAEEAPERVNELLLSHIGGHRR, from the coding sequence GTGTCCGATCACGTCACGATCCCCACCGCCGCGGGAAAGTTCGATGCTCTCGAGGCAGGCCCCCCGAGCGAACACGGCGTGTTGCTGCTGCACGGCTTCCCCGAGTCGGGGCTGCAGTGGCAGCGGCAGCTCGGTGCCCTGGCGCAAGCCGGCTATCACGCGATCGCTCCGGACCAGCGGGGCTACTCGCCCGGGGTGCGTCCGGAAACCGTCACCGAGTACCGGATGGAGAAGCTCATCGGTGACGTCCTGGCCGTCGCGGACCGAGTGGGCTGGGACCGCTTCGACCTGGTCGGCCACGACTGGGGATCCGCGGTGGCCTGGTCGGTGGCGGGGGCGGTTCCGGAGCGGGTGAGCACGCTGTCCGCCCTGTCGATCCCCCATCCGGAGGCTTTCGGGCAGGCGCTCGCGCACGATCCGGACCAGCAGCGCAGATCGGCCTACATGCGTCTCTTCCGCTCCGAGGACGCCGAGCGCACGCTGCTGGACGAGGACGCGGCCCGGATCCGCGAGCTGTTCGAGGACAGGGTCCCCGCCGAGCACGTGACGGCGTACCTGGAGAGAATGCGCGCACCCGGTGCGCTCACGGCGGCGCTGAACTGGTACCGGGCCGTGCGGCACAGCGGCGCGGTGGGCAGGATCACCGTGCCCACCCTCTACGTGTGGAGCACCGAGGACAGCGCCGTGGGCGCGCGGGCGGCGGAAGCGACCGCCGACTACGTCGCGGGCGAGTACAGGTTCGAGGTCCTGGACGGTGTCTCGCACTGGATGGCGGAGGAGGCTCCCGAACGGGTCAACGAACTGCTGCTTTCCCACATCGGGGGTCACCGGAGGTGA
- a CDS encoding LuxR C-terminal-related transcriptional regulator has protein sequence MARLVLGDDHTVFVDALTTVLPQRGIEVVGTADTIEGTVEMVRGNRPDVCLLDRFFVDGDVLDSLDEVMRAGGPRMRLVLLTADRETAAIRRAMRTGAAGYVNKMCGLTALVEAVRKVSAGEPVTRLPALAMERNADGVAFGDEALLEELTPRERECLRLLVNGAHTKTMARDLGVSDATVRTHVQGLLTKMGVHSRLEAVSLAVRHSLVDGT, from the coding sequence ATGGCTCGACTGGTTCTCGGGGACGACCACACGGTTTTCGTGGACGCGTTGACGACCGTGCTGCCGCAGCGCGGTATCGAAGTGGTGGGCACGGCGGACACCATCGAGGGAACGGTGGAGATGGTGCGGGGGAACCGCCCCGATGTGTGCCTGTTGGACAGGTTCTTCGTCGACGGAGACGTGCTGGACTCGTTGGACGAGGTCATGAGGGCGGGCGGCCCGCGGATGCGCTTGGTGCTGCTCACGGCTGACCGCGAGACCGCGGCGATCCGCCGCGCGATGCGCACGGGGGCAGCGGGCTACGTCAACAAGATGTGCGGGCTGACCGCCCTGGTGGAGGCGGTTCGCAAGGTCTCGGCCGGCGAACCGGTGACCCGGTTGCCCGCGCTGGCGATGGAGCGCAACGCGGACGGGGTGGCCTTCGGTGACGAGGCACTGCTCGAGGAGCTCACGCCTCGGGAACGGGAGTGCCTGCGGTTGTTGGTCAACGGCGCGCACACGAAGACCATGGCCAGGGACCTGGGGGTCTCCGACGCGACGGTGCGGACTCACGTGCAGGGATTGCTGACCAAGATGGGGGTGCACTCGCGGCTGGAGGCGGTCAGCCTCGCCGTGCGCCACAGCCTGGTGGACGGGACCTGA
- a CDS encoding glycosyltransferase family 4 protein, which produces MSGGRLVRGAPGRRTKRARRRSAAPENGVAAVITRLEGGAGIVALRSAVALVERRCPVTIVTGGGGELVEQARGAGVPVVIEPALCKPVRPRHDLVALWRLRALFARCGFDVVHTHTAKAGAVGRVAAWWSGTRRVVHTYHGFPFHSFQSAFRRGSYVLIERALGGITDVALCVGSGVTAEALRRDLVGRDRVRTTGVPVSRAVAPADPVSRRGARRALGVSEDRLLVGAVGRLTYQKSPEDLITALALLGREDVSGVWVGDGDRRAPVSRLVESELAGNFTLLGDCPNVPDLLPAFDVFVLPSRYEGLPLALAEAMRCGLPVVATDVNAVPDLVTAGTTGLLVPPERPDLLAAALARLLDSPAERAAMGAAGRKRIDERFDIDTLVRALEEAYVDDGVEHDAK; this is translated from the coding sequence ATGAGCGGTGGACGTCTCGTTCGGGGAGCCCCCGGGCGGAGGACGAAACGCGCTCGACGGCGGAGCGCCGCACCGGAGAACGGCGTCGCCGCGGTGATCACCCGCCTGGAGGGCGGTGCCGGGATCGTGGCGCTGCGCTCGGCGGTGGCCCTCGTCGAGCGGCGCTGTCCGGTCACCATAGTCACCGGTGGTGGCGGGGAGCTGGTGGAACAGGCGCGCGGGGCGGGTGTACCGGTGGTGATCGAACCGGCACTGTGCAAGCCAGTCCGTCCCCGGCACGACCTGGTGGCGCTGTGGCGTCTCCGCGCGCTGTTCGCGCGGTGCGGGTTCGACGTCGTGCACACCCACACGGCCAAGGCGGGGGCCGTGGGACGGGTGGCCGCGTGGTGGTCGGGCACGCGGCGCGTGGTGCACACCTACCACGGTTTCCCGTTCCACTCCTTCCAGAGCGCGTTTCGCCGGGGGAGTTACGTGCTCATCGAACGCGCTCTCGGGGGGATCACAGATGTGGCCCTGTGCGTCGGTTCCGGAGTGACCGCGGAGGCCCTCCGACGTGACCTGGTCGGACGGGACAGGGTGCGCACCACCGGTGTTCCCGTTTCCCGGGCCGTCGCACCCGCCGATCCGGTGTCCAGACGGGGCGCCCGCCGCGCTCTGGGGGTCTCCGAGGACCGCCTGCTGGTCGGGGCGGTGGGCAGGTTGACGTACCAGAAGTCCCCTGAGGACTTGATCACGGCGCTGGCCCTGCTGGGACGCGAGGACGTCAGCGGCGTCTGGGTGGGAGACGGGGACCGACGTGCGCCGGTGTCCAGGCTGGTCGAGAGCGAACTCGCCGGGAACTTCACTCTGCTGGGGGACTGTCCGAATGTTCCGGACCTGCTGCCCGCCTTCGACGTGTTCGTGCTGCCGAGCAGGTACGAAGGGCTCCCGCTGGCCCTGGCCGAAGCGATGCGGTGCGGTCTCCCCGTGGTGGCCACGGACGTGAACGCCGTCCCCGATCTGGTGACGGCGGGGACCACGGGGTTGCTCGTCCCGCCCGAACGCCCGGACCTGCTGGCCGCGGCGTTGGCGAGGCTGTTGGACTCCCCCGCCGAGCGCGCGGCGATGGGGGCAGCGGGCAGGAAGCGGATCGACGAGCGCTTCGACATCGACACGCTCGTCCGGGCCCTGGAGGAGGCCTATGTGGACGACGGAGTTGAACACGATGCGAAGTGA
- a CDS encoding LuxR C-terminal-related transcriptional regulator — protein MLRLLLLDEQRMFVEALGQCLSTVPDLWVAGSADPAQVDLPDKAAATRPDVITVDVAPFGARASEVLRFLSETCPASSLVVLASQSRPALAVEAARAGVIAWVPKERGIAELVTVIRGASRGEGWYPPEVLGMVLRSLREDVRSAAAGDGPLDVLSSRERDVLAGMVAGKRAWRIAEELFISVQTVRTHTRSILGKLNVHSQLEAVTLARSVADTAAKPKPVQGVAGGDPV, from the coding sequence ATGCTGCGCCTGTTGCTGTTGGACGAACAACGGATGTTCGTCGAGGCACTCGGGCAGTGTCTGTCCACCGTGCCGGACCTGTGGGTGGCCGGTAGCGCCGATCCGGCCCAGGTCGACCTTCCGGACAAGGCGGCCGCGACACGCCCGGACGTGATAACGGTCGACGTTGCTCCGTTCGGAGCCCGAGCATCCGAGGTGCTGCGCTTCCTGAGCGAGACCTGCCCCGCGAGTTCCCTGGTGGTACTGGCTTCGCAGTCGCGGCCCGCGCTGGCCGTGGAGGCGGCGCGCGCGGGCGTGATCGCCTGGGTGCCCAAGGAACGGGGGATCGCCGAGCTGGTGACGGTGATCCGCGGCGCGTCCCGCGGCGAGGGGTGGTATCCCCCCGAGGTGCTGGGGATGGTGCTGCGTTCGCTGCGCGAGGACGTCCGCAGCGCGGCCGCCGGCGACGGGCCGCTGGACGTGCTCAGCTCCAGGGAGCGCGACGTGCTGGCAGGCATGGTCGCGGGAAAGCGCGCGTGGCGGATCGCGGAGGAGCTGTTCATCTCGGTGCAGACCGTGCGCACGCACACGCGCAGCATCCTGGGCAAGTTGAACGTGCACAGTCAGCTGGAGGCAGTGACGTTGGCCCGCTCCGTGGCCGACACCGCCGCGAAGCCGAAGCCCGTTCAGGGGGTCGCCGGCGGGGATCCGGTATGA
- a CDS encoding glycosyltransferase yields MTAVVPWWLMAVLVFGANFALWGGVGLLRATAVCGGWLRRRALRRSWLLRALADLRGVWSALPETRRKRRDEVPPGGRIGVDRVAVLMPAHNEELVISESLESVIALVPRSNVHVVSDGSTDRTVELAERAGVNVISTHTNVGKAGALREAVERFGLVEHYPVVLLLDADTRLDENYFRAALPLFDNPEVAAVAGFVRSDWDRSGLSPLGRLLVCHRQRIYALGQYLLKFGQTWLRCNATHIVPGFASMYRTAVLPYIDMDPPGLVIEDFNMTFEVYQKGLGKVGFTPRAVAITQDPDSLGDYVRQTRRWALGLWQTVRRHRPRLNLFSCMVCLLLVELFTSSLVMVLFPAVLLVLFLPRLFPATAGVPVLGPLHETMTEHVTPLGLVLGVVAVDLSLSLLVALVLRKPRFLLFGVFFLVLRVLDCSLSLYTLPVAWMTRSTGRWRSPGRRAPVRRGAAACGPDSAVGD; encoded by the coding sequence GTGACTGCGGTGGTTCCGTGGTGGCTCATGGCGGTGCTGGTGTTCGGCGCGAACTTCGCGCTCTGGGGCGGGGTCGGGCTGCTGCGCGCGACGGCCGTCTGCGGTGGCTGGTTGCGCAGGCGGGCGCTGCGGAGGTCCTGGTTGCTGCGCGCCCTGGCCGATCTGCGCGGCGTCTGGTCCGCGTTGCCGGAGACCCGGCGCAAGCGGCGAGACGAGGTGCCGCCGGGCGGGAGGATCGGAGTGGACCGAGTGGCCGTGCTCATGCCCGCCCACAACGAGGAGCTCGTGATATCCGAGAGCCTCGAGTCGGTGATCGCCCTCGTCCCGCGGAGCAACGTCCACGTCGTCTCCGACGGATCGACCGACCGCACGGTCGAACTCGCCGAGCGGGCCGGGGTGAACGTGATCAGCACCCACACCAACGTGGGCAAGGCGGGTGCCCTGCGGGAGGCGGTCGAACGTTTCGGTCTGGTCGAGCACTACCCGGTGGTGCTGCTGCTCGACGCCGACACCAGGCTCGACGAGAACTACTTCCGCGCGGCACTGCCCCTGTTCGACAATCCCGAGGTGGCGGCCGTGGCCGGGTTCGTCCGCAGCGACTGGGACCGGTCCGGCCTGTCCCCGCTCGGCAGGTTGCTCGTGTGCCACCGGCAGCGCATCTACGCGCTGGGGCAGTACCTGCTCAAGTTCGGCCAGACCTGGCTGCGGTGCAACGCCACGCACATCGTGCCCGGCTTCGCCAGCATGTACCGCACGGCGGTCCTGCCGTACATCGACATGGACCCCCCGGGGCTGGTGATCGAGGACTTCAACATGACCTTCGAGGTCTACCAGAAGGGACTCGGCAAGGTGGGATTCACACCGAGGGCGGTGGCGATCACCCAGGACCCGGACAGCCTCGGGGACTACGTGCGTCAGACGAGGAGGTGGGCGCTGGGGCTGTGGCAGACGGTCCGTCGCCACCGGCCGCGGCTCAACCTGTTCAGCTGCATGGTGTGTCTGCTGCTGGTGGAACTGTTCACCAGCAGCCTGGTGATGGTGCTTTTCCCCGCTGTGCTGCTGGTGCTGTTCCTGCCGCGGCTGTTTCCCGCCACGGCCGGGGTGCCCGTGCTCGGCCCGCTCCACGAGACGATGACCGAGCACGTCACCCCGCTGGGGTTGGTGCTCGGAGTGGTCGCGGTCGACCTGTCGCTGAGCCTGCTGGTGGCCTTGGTGCTGCGGAAGCCTCGCTTCCTGCTCTTCGGGGTGTTCTTCCTGGTGCTGCGCGTGCTGGACTGCTCGCTGTCGCTGTACACCCTGCCCGTGGCCTGGATGACCAGGTCGACGGGGCGCTGGCGCAGCCCGGGGCGACGGGCTCCGGTGCGCAGGGGCGCGGCCGCGTGCGGACCGGACTCCGCGGTGGGCGATTGA
- a CDS encoding glycosyl hydrolase family 18 protein: MGEGSRAPGRFGALSRRGIGVFTTVLVLSLALVLLMLSVRSEPESRPRAPSAEVVAALPFWNLGRGEETVLRHSEVFSEVSPWMYGLDPQGGVVSQIPRDRAANAESTMDRIRRTELRFTPTVANMTNGKWSYDSVAPILHDPRRMKEHVREIVNLVLANDYAGVDIDYEELRAGDRAAFSEFVRRLADALHAHDRTLSVALFAKASEQGYDQRNAAQDYSAVGRAADQVRLMGYDRHWSTSPPGPVAPVGWIREVLDYARATIPAEKIVLGVPLYGYNWSEGRGKPVTWSEATRVAEKHDARVRFDESSRTPWFRYTDAEGQRHEVWFENAASSLAKFRAAERAGIGGVYLWMYGAADPETWGGLRRTFPAAGGSGNGDD; this comes from the coding sequence ATGGGCGAGGGCTCCCGAGCTCCGGGGCGTTTCGGCGCCCTCTCTCGTCGGGGCATCGGGGTGTTCACCACGGTGCTCGTGCTGTCGCTGGCCCTGGTGCTGCTAATGCTGTCGGTGCGCTCCGAACCGGAATCACGTCCACGCGCCCCGAGCGCCGAGGTGGTGGCCGCGCTGCCCTTCTGGAACCTGGGCCGCGGCGAGGAGACGGTGCTGCGGCACAGCGAGGTGTTCAGCGAGGTCTCGCCGTGGATGTACGGCCTGGATCCGCAGGGCGGGGTGGTCAGCCAGATACCGCGAGACCGGGCCGCGAACGCGGAGTCGACGATGGACCGCATCAGGCGGACCGAGCTGCGCTTCACCCCGACCGTGGCGAACATGACCAACGGGAAGTGGTCCTACGACTCGGTGGCTCCGATACTGCACGATCCCCGGCGCATGAAGGAACACGTGCGGGAGATCGTGAACCTGGTGCTGGCCAACGACTACGCGGGGGTCGACATCGACTACGAGGAGCTGCGCGCGGGGGACCGGGCCGCGTTCAGCGAGTTCGTCCGTCGGTTGGCCGACGCGCTGCACGCCCACGACAGGACCCTTTCGGTGGCGTTGTTCGCGAAGGCTTCCGAGCAGGGCTACGACCAGCGCAACGCGGCCCAGGACTACTCGGCCGTCGGTCGTGCCGCCGACCAGGTCCGGCTGATGGGCTACGACAGGCACTGGTCCACTTCGCCGCCGGGGCCGGTGGCCCCGGTGGGCTGGATACGCGAGGTGCTGGATTACGCGCGGGCGACCATACCGGCCGAGAAGATCGTCCTGGGCGTCCCGCTCTACGGCTACAACTGGTCCGAGGGGCGGGGGAAGCCGGTCACCTGGTCGGAGGCCACGCGGGTGGCCGAGAAGCACGATGCCCGAGTCCGCTTCGACGAGTCGAGCAGGACGCCGTGGTTCCGCTACACCGACGCGGAGGGCCAGCGGCACGAGGTCTGGTTCGAGAACGCGGCCAGCTCGCTGGCGAAGTTCCGGGCGGCCGAACGTGCCGGGATAGGCGGGGTCTACCTGTGGATGTACGGCGCCGCGGATCCGGAGACCTGGGGCGGGTTGCGGCGAACCTTCCCCGCTGCGGGCGGGTCCGGGAACGGGGATGACTGA
- a CDS encoding NAD-dependent epimerase/dehydratase family protein has product MRAVVTGAAGFVGSHLVRHLLGEGHAVVALDDESTGDWRNLGSDVDGGLSRVHGSVLDRDTVEDAVAGCDVVFHLAAAVGAFVIRDRTLDSLLTNIHGTQHVMEAAQRNNARVLFASTSEIYGKNDKVGLTEEDDRVVGSPLKSRWSYSEAKALDESLIQAYVAERGAWAAIVRLFNTVGPGQSGRYGMVLPRFVSKALRGKPLTVFGTGEQIRCFCHVADVVPAMVALLGTQEARGRAVNLGSTEQVSITELAHRVIALTGSHSGIEHSPYEAVYGSGYEDMLRRVPDCALARELVGFRPEHDLDSIIRSIVDEHTRAARDTPVTAARSARSG; this is encoded by the coding sequence ATGAGGGCAGTGGTCACGGGAGCGGCGGGATTCGTCGGATCGCACCTGGTGCGTCACCTGCTGGGAGAGGGGCACGCAGTGGTCGCGCTGGACGACGAGAGCACCGGCGACTGGCGGAACCTCGGTTCCGACGTCGACGGTGGGTTGAGCCGGGTCCACGGCAGCGTGCTCGACCGGGACACCGTGGAGGACGCCGTTGCAGGCTGCGACGTGGTCTTCCACCTGGCAGCCGCCGTGGGCGCGTTCGTCATCCGCGACCGCACCCTGGACAGCCTGCTCACCAATATCCACGGCACCCAGCACGTGATGGAGGCGGCGCAGCGGAACAACGCGCGGGTCCTGTTCGCCTCCACCAGCGAGATATACGGCAAGAACGACAAGGTCGGGCTCACCGAGGAGGACGACCGCGTGGTCGGTTCCCCGCTGAAATCGCGGTGGTCCTACTCGGAGGCCAAGGCCCTCGACGAGAGCCTGATCCAGGCCTACGTCGCCGAACGCGGGGCGTGGGCCGCCATCGTGCGCCTGTTCAACACGGTGGGGCCGGGGCAGAGCGGCAGGTACGGCATGGTGCTGCCCCGCTTCGTCTCCAAGGCCCTGCGCGGCAAGCCGCTCACGGTCTTCGGCACGGGGGAGCAGATCCGCTGCTTCTGCCACGTGGCCGACGTGGTTCCGGCGATGGTGGCGCTGCTCGGGACGCAGGAGGCACGTGGCCGGGCCGTCAACCTCGGCAGCACCGAGCAGGTCTCCATAACGGAACTGGCGCACCGGGTGATCGCGCTGACCGGGTCGCACAGCGGAATCGAGCACAGCCCCTACGAGGCGGTTTACGGCTCCGGTTACGAGGACATGCTGCGGCGGGTCCCCGACTGCGCTCTGGCGCGGGAACTGGTCGGCTTCCGCCCGGAGCACGATCTCGATTCCATCATCCGATCGATCGTCGACGAGCACACGCGCGCCGCGCGGGACACCCCGGTCACTGCTGCGCGAAGCGCGCGCAGTGGCTGA
- a CDS encoding glycosyltransferase — protein sequence MRVLHVITGLKVGGAELQLYELVRRSRHECEVAALYNAGEVAEMISDAGVTVHDLGMSSNTELSALWRLRSLMRARRFDAVHTHLYRSCVYGRLAARLAGVPVIVGTEHSIGETHLERRRMSTGVRLLYLATDRCAQTTIAVSETVAQRLRQWGVPGGKTRVIPNGIDFDRVAFDQQARSHTREELGLSEHHRVVGVLGRLDPNKRFDLLIEAAAPLLDESTRLLLVGDGPERQRLEGIAREHGVADRVVFAGQRSDVAAVLSAFDLFVACSKQETFGLSVLEALANGLIALYTTCPALEGVDTDRAVEVPGEQEGMRAALRKELDAARPRAQVPRLRELYGMEAVTERIDALYERLLANRGEPLGQGDAETAQAARTAGGPVTGQGVHG from the coding sequence GTGCGAGTGCTACACGTGATCACCGGGTTGAAAGTCGGCGGTGCCGAGCTGCAGTTGTACGAGCTGGTGCGGCGCAGCAGACACGAGTGCGAGGTGGCGGCGCTGTACAACGCGGGTGAGGTCGCCGAGATGATCTCCGATGCCGGGGTCACCGTGCACGACCTGGGCATGTCCAGCAACACGGAGCTCAGCGCCCTGTGGCGGCTGCGCTCCCTGATGCGCGCTCGTCGTTTCGACGCGGTGCACACCCATCTGTACCGCTCCTGCGTCTACGGCAGGCTCGCCGCGCGGTTGGCCGGCGTGCCGGTCATCGTGGGCACCGAGCACTCCATAGGGGAGACCCACCTCGAGCGCAGACGCATGAGCACCGGGGTGCGGCTGCTGTACCTGGCGACCGACAGGTGCGCGCAGACCACGATCGCGGTTTCGGAGACGGTGGCGCAGCGACTGCGGCAGTGGGGAGTGCCCGGCGGGAAGACGCGGGTGATCCCCAACGGGATCGACTTCGACCGGGTGGCCTTCGACCAGCAGGCGCGTTCCCACACCCGCGAAGAGCTCGGGCTGTCCGAGCACCACCGCGTGGTGGGGGTGCTGGGCAGGCTCGATCCGAACAAGCGTTTCGATCTGCTCATCGAGGCGGCGGCCCCGCTGCTGGACGAGAGCACCAGACTGCTGTTGGTGGGGGACGGGCCCGAGCGGCAGCGACTGGAGGGAATCGCGCGCGAGCACGGCGTGGCCGACCGGGTGGTGTTCGCGGGGCAGCGCAGCGACGTGGCCGCGGTGCTGTCGGCCTTCGACCTCTTCGTCGCCTGCTCGAAGCAGGAGACCTTCGGGCTTTCGGTGCTGGAGGCCCTGGCCAACGGGTTGATCGCGCTTTACACCACGTGTCCGGCCCTGGAGGGTGTCGACACGGACCGCGCCGTCGAGGTCCCGGGCGAGCAGGAAGGGATGCGGGCGGCCTTGCGGAAGGAGCTGGACGCGGCCAGGCCTCGTGCGCAGGTCCCCCGACTGCGCGAGCTCTACGGCATGGAGGCGGTGACCGAGCGGATCGACGCCCTGTACGAGCGACTGCTCGCGAATCGCGGGGAACCGCTCGGCCAGGGCGACGCGGAGACCGCCCAGGCCGCCCGGACCGCGGGCGGTCCCGTCACCGGACAGGGGGTGCACGGATGA